A window of Phycodurus eques isolate BA_2022a chromosome 5, UOR_Pequ_1.1, whole genome shotgun sequence contains these coding sequences:
- the LOC133403276 gene encoding troponin I, slow skeletal muscle-like, producing MMKKAMVMLENDKQVRRDERERTLTEKVPELQMSNLSTQELQNLCKELHQKIDVVDEDRYDIALKVAKNDIELRDLYQKIYELKGKMKRPNLKRVRVSADAMLGALLGAKVKESVDFKANLKTVKKEEEKKEEVTDWRKNVDAMGTGMEGRMKLFNAGQ from the exons ATGATGAAGAAGGCCATGGTGATGCTGGAGAATGACAAGCAAGTAAGACGAGACGAACGGGAGAGAACCCTGACTGAGAAAGTTCCGGAACTCCAGATGTCCAACCTGTCTACACAGGAACTGCAG AATCTTTGCAAAGAGCTACACCAGAAGATTGATGTCGTTGATGAGGATCGTTATGACATTGCTTTAAAGGTGGCCAAAAATGATATAGAG ttgcGGGACCTGTATCAGAAGATCTACGAGCTGAAGGGCAAAATGAAGAGGCCGAACCTGAAGAGGGTGAGGGTGTCTGCAGACGCCATGTTGGGAGCGCTGCTGGGTGCCAAAGTCAAAGAGTCTGTGGACTTCAAGGCTAACCTCAAGACTGtgaagaaagaggaggagaag AAAGAGGAAGTGACAGACTGGCGTAAGAACGTGGACGCCATGGGTACGGGTATGGAGGGCAGAATGAAACTGTTCAATGCCGGCCAGTAG